Proteins encoded within one genomic window of Setaria italica strain Yugu1 chromosome IV, Setaria_italica_v2.0, whole genome shotgun sequence:
- the LOC101755421 gene encoding E3 ubiquitin-protein ligase RHA2A: protein MGLSSGLHDVSGSAPLPLLLLGSLASALASLFSVVSSPSAGASANTTAAPPTASVRFSGLDALVALADYLAASYVSTADGATAAAAGDCTVCLSAIAVGERVRTLACRHSFHAACLDGWFDQSSLSCPLCRAGPAERDDHAGCRAGEDAVSWFARF, encoded by the coding sequence ATGGGCCTCTCCAGCGGCCTCCACGACGTCTCCGGCTCGGCGCccctgccgctgctcctcctGGGGTCCCTCGCCTCCGCGCTCGCGTCCCTCTTCTCCGTCGTCAGCTCCCCTAGCGCAGGCGCCAGCGCGAACACAACTGCCGCGCCCCCCACCGCCTCCGTCCGTTTCTCCGGCCTCGACGCGCTCGTGGCGCTGGCGGACTATCTCGCGGCATCTTATGTCTCTACCGCGGATGGGGCCaccgcggcggcagccggcgactGCACGGTGTGTCTGTCGGCTATCGCGGTGGGTGAGCGCGTGCGCACGCTCGCGTGCCGGCACTCCTTCCACGCCGCCTGCCTTGACGGTTGGTTCGACCAGAGCAGCCTCTCCTGCCCGCTCTGCCGCGCCGGACCTGCCGAGCGAGATGACCACGCTGGGTGCCGCGCCGGCGAGGATGCCGTCTCGTGGTTCGCCCGTTTCTGA